The following proteins are encoded in a genomic region of Molothrus aeneus isolate 106 chromosome 14, BPBGC_Maene_1.0, whole genome shotgun sequence:
- the GPR50 gene encoding melatonin-related receptor isoform X1: MGNIFVVSLSVADLVVAVYPYPLILSAIFHNGWTMGNVHCQISGFLMGLSVIGSIFNITAIAINRYCYICHSLRYDKLFNLKNTCCYLCLTWTLTVVAIVPNFFVGSLQYDPRIYSCTFAQTVSTSYTITVVVVHFIVPLSVVTFCYLRIWILVIQVKHRVRQDCKQKLRAADIRNFLTMFVVFVLFAVCWGPLNFIGLAVSINPSKVQPHIPEWLFVLSYFMAYFNSCLNAVIYGLLNQNFRKEYKRILLTLWTPRLLFIDVSKGGTEGMKSKHSPAITTNNNHAEIHL; encoded by the coding sequence GCAACATCTTTGTTGTCAGCTTGTCTGTTGCAGACCTCGTGGTTGCAGTTTATCCATACCCCCTGATCTTAAGTGCCATCTTCCACAATGGATGGACCATGGGAAATGTCCACTGCCAGATAAGTGGGTTCCTGATGGGCTTGAGTGTCATCGGGTCCATTTTCAACATCACGGCGATCGCGATCAACCGCTACTGCTACATCTGCCACAGCCTTCGGTACGACAAGCTCTTCAACCTGAAGAACACCTGCTGCTATCTCTGCCTCACCTGGACACTCACAGTGGTGGCAATTGTGCCAAACTTCTTTGTTGGCTCCCTGCAGTATGACCCCCGGATTTACTCCTGCACCTTTGCCCAGACGGTGAGCACGTCTTACACCATCACAGTGGTGGTGGTTCACTTCATCGTCCCACTCTCTGTCGTGACCTTTTGCTACCTACGGATCTGGATCTTGGTGATTCAGGTCAAACACCGGGTGAGGCAAGACTGCAAGCAGAAACTCAGGGCGGCTGACATCCGAAACTTCTTGACtatgtttgtggtttttgtcctttttgctgtgtgctggggaCCATTAAACTTTATTGGCCTTGCTGTTTCAATTAATCCTTCAAAAGTGCAGCCACACATTCCAGAATGGCTTTTTGTCCTGAGCTATTTTATGGCCTATTTTAACAGCTGCCTCAATGCTGTGATCTATGGGCTTCTTAACCAGAATTTTCGGAAGGAATACAAAAGGATATTGCTGACACTGTGGACTCCCAGGCTGCTGTTCATTGATGTGTCCAAGGGTGGGACAGAAGGGATGAAAAGCAAGCATTCTCCAGCCATAACAACCAACAACAACCATGCTGAAATACACCTATGA